The following coding sequences lie in one Arachis stenosperma cultivar V10309 chromosome 5, arast.V10309.gnm1.PFL2, whole genome shotgun sequence genomic window:
- the LOC130980732 gene encoding uncharacterized protein LOC130980732: MEIPEQRKWMYNRNLPNRGGLRQEFVNGVRYFIDTVKKQPQFVLEGGVLRCPCNKHKNKIFSTPDEVSLDLYKYGFMPRYWCWDSHGESPLHLNVDHDNQEGTYSSLHAIVPIRNSYESMVVDAAGPELMSQFEEHMEEPPNAEAKKFYDLLQSAQRSLFEGCMNHSELSMAVKMLSIKAKGNVSQQIFDDFVKAMKEVMPKDNLLVSNFYEAKKLVSKLGMESNKIDCCINGCMLYYKEDDIPRKECKFCHSPRYKIGKKGKPVPLKRMHYLPLIPRLRRLYASMNTAPHMRWHFDHEFKGVLEHPSDSKAWKYFDRKHPQFSQEPRNVRLGLCADGFTPFGQSGKQYSCWPIIVTPYNLPPSMCMKTPYMFLSMIIPGPRNPKTRIDVYLQPLIDELKLLWEDGVLTYDIHSKSNFVMRAALLWTINDFPAYGMLSGWMTAGRLACPYCMERTKAFQLKNGGKPSWFDCHRQFLPDNHMFRRNKDAFYKNRIERSEHPPRLTGEQIWDIVQNYDKISDVEQLEIEGYGSMHNWTKRSIFWDLPYWRHNLIRHNLDVMHIEKNVFDNIFNTVMDIKEKTKDNAKARMDLSLYCKRKNLELTEQSGGKIIKPKANYTFTLQQKRAICKWVKELRMPDGYVSNLGRCVDMKEGKLYGMKSHDCHIFMERLLPIAFSSLPEQIWKPITELSQFFRDLCSTSLREDVLNRIEENIPIVLCKLERIFPPGFFDSMEHLPIHLPFEALLGGPVQYRWMYPFERFLHHLKKKVKNKAHVEGSIIESYLIEEISHFCEYYFSQTSIDTKQNDEGDDSMQSTLSIFNLPGCLAGECKTRYLDDKEFSAAMNHILINCDEIKPYIEIFVDFIHQYHITLSDEQVDQFIEADFVKWFKNYVHDPLNNVTDLNIQSLAWGPLRTVKCWPIYKVNGFKFHTRSQSSGKSTQNYGICVKGTGYGEYENDFYGQLDEIIQVEYTGLPLKRVVLFKCEWFDPTIGKGTKVNKEYGIIQIRKNRRYGKYDPFIIAHKAIQVYFAPHPMSNTKEKAEWWFVFKTKARGDIEIETTEDFAYQEDATNQSNNHISNDIDTIIDLLDTNNEDEDEDENEDETEDEDEDEDENNEDEDQTE; the protein is encoded by the exons ATGGAAATTCCAGAACAACGAAAGTGGATGTACAATAGAAATTTGCCAAACCGAGGAGGATTACGACAAGAATTTGTCAATGGTGTTCGATATTTTATTGATACAGTTAAAAAACAACCTCAATTTGTACTCGAAGGCGGTGTACTTAGATGTCCTTGCAACAAacataaaaataagattttttcaACTCCGGATGAGGTTTCACTAGATTTATATAAATATGGTTTCATGCCAAGATACTGGTGTTGGGATTCACATGGAGAGAGTCCTTTGCATTTAAATGTAGATCATGATAATCAAGAAGGTACATATTCTTCTCTGCATGCTATTGTGCCAATAAGAAATTCATATGAATCTATGGTGGTTGATGCTGCTGGACCAGAATTGATGAGTCAATTTGAAGAACACATGGAGGAGCCTCCGAATGCAGAagctaaaaaattttatgatttattacaGTCTGCTCAGCGCTCATTATTTGAGGGATGTATGAATCATTCAGAATTATCAATGGCAGTTAAAATGTTGAGTATAAAAGCTAAAGGGAATGTATCTCAACAGATCTTTGATGATTTCGTGaaagctatgaaagaagtgatGCCGAAGGATAACTTACTTGTCTCCAATTTTTATGAAGCAAAGAAGTTAGTATCAAAACTTGGAATGGAAAGCAATAAAATTGATTGTTGCATTAATGGTTGTATGCTGTATTACAAGGAGGATGATATACCAAGAAAGGAATGTAAATTTTGTCATTCTCCAAGGTACAAGATAGGTAAAAAGGGTAAACCAGTGCCTTTGAAACGAATGCATTATTTACCGCTTATACCTCGTTTAAGAAGACTTTATGCTTCAATGAACACAGCACCTCACATGCGATGGCATTTTGATCACGAGTTTAAAGGAGTTCTTGAGCATCCATCGGATTCAAAAGCATGGAAGTATTTTGATAGAAAACATCCACAATTTTCTCAAGAACCACGCAATGTCAGACTAGGATTATGTGCTGATGGATTCACCCCTTTTGGTCAATCTGGTAAACAATATTCATGTTGGCCAATAATTGTCACTCCTTATAACCTGCCTCCTTCTATGTGCATGAAAACTCCTTACATGTTTTTATCCATGATTATCCCTGGTCCTCGTAATCCCAAAACTAGAATTGATGTTTACCTACAGCCCTTGATTGATGAGCTAAAATTACTATGGGAAGATGGCGTTTTAACTTATGATATTCATTCCAAGTCAAATTTTGTAATGCGAGCTGCATTGTTGTGGACTATTAATGATTTTCCTGCATATGGAATGTTGTCTGGCTGGATGACAGCAGGCAGGCTAGCATGCCCATACTGTATGGAACGAACCAAGGCATTTCAATTAAAAAATGGGGGAAAGCCATCATGGTTTGATTGTCACAGACAATTCTTGCCAGATAATCACATGTTTAGAAGAAACAAGGATGCATTCTATAAGAATAGAATTGAGAGATCAGAACATCCGCCAAGATTGACTGGAGAGCAAATATGGGATATAGTTCAGAATTATGATAAGATAAGTGATGTTGAGCAACTTGAGATAGAAGGATATGGAAGTATGCATAATTGGACCAAAAGAAGCATATTTTGGGATTTGCCTTATTGGCGTCATAATTTAATCCGTCATAACCTTGATGTAATGCATATTGAGAAGAATGTATTTGATAATATATTCAATACTGTCATGGACATCAAAGAGAAGACTAAAGATAATGCAAAGGCTAGAATGGATCTGTCATTATACTGCAAGCGAAAAAATTTAGAACTGACAGAACAAAGTGGAGGTAAAATTATAAAACCCAAAGCAAACTACACATTTACTCTCCAGCAAAAGAGGGCAATATGTAAATGGGTGAAAGAGTTAAGGATGCCTGATGGATATGTTTCAAATTTAGGGAGATGTGTTGACATGAAGGAGGGCAAGTTATATGGAATGAAAAGTCATGATTGTCATATATTTATGGAACGTTTACTCCCAATCGCTTTTAGTTCATTGCCAGAACAGATATGGAAGCCAATAACAGAGTTAAGTCAATTTTTTCGAGATTTATGCTCAACATCGTTGCGAGAAGATGTTCTCAATAGGATTGAAGAAAATATTCCAATTGTGCTATGTAAGTTAGAACGTATTTTTCCTCCTGGATTTTTTGACTCAATGGAACATCTACCTATTCATTTGCCATTTGAAGCATTGCTTGGTGGTCCTGTGCAATATAGATGGATGTATCCTTTTGAGAG ATTTCTCCACCATCTTAAGAAAAAGGTCAAGAACAAAGCACATGTTGAAGGATCTATCATTGAATCATACCTAATTGAGGAGATTTCTCATTTTTGTGAGTACTATTTTAGCCAAACTAGCATCGACACAAAGCAAAATGATGAGGGTGATGATTCAATGCAATCAACTTTGTCTATTTTTAATTTGCCTGGTTGTTTGGCTGGTGAATGCAAAACTCGTTATTTAGATGACAAAGAATTCAGTGCAGCCATGAATCATATACTAATAAATTGTGATGAAATTAAGCCATATATTGA GATCTTTGTCGACTTCATACACCAATATCATATTACTTTAAGTGATGAACAAGTTGATCAATTTATTGAAGCAGATTTTGTAAAGTGGTTTAAAAATTAT GTTCATGATCCTTTAAATAATGTGACGGATTTGAATATTCAATCCTTGGCATGGGGTCCTTTGAGAACTGTTAAATGTTGGCCTATTTACAAAGTCAATGGCTTCAAGTTTCACACAAGATCTCAATCAAGTGGAAAGTCAACTCAGAATTATGGAATATGTGTCAAAGGCACAGGTTATGGTGAATATGAAAATGATTTCTATGGCCAGCTTGATGAAATTATTCAAGTTGAGTATACTGGGTTACCACTAAAAAGAGTTGTACTATTTAAATGTGAATGGTTTGATCCCACGATTGGCAAAGGAACAAAGGTAAACAAAGAGTATGGAATCATACAGATTCGAAAGAATCGACGATATGGTAAATATGATCCATTTATCATTGCACATAAAGCAATCCAAGTATATTTTGCACCTCATCCAATGAGCAACACTAAGGAAAAAGCAGAATGGTGGTTTGTATTCAAGACTAAAGCAAGAGGTGATATTGAGATTGAAACAACAGAAGATTTTGCATATCAAGAAGATGCCACAAATCAATCTAACAATCATATCTCAAATGATATTGACACTATTATTGATTTATTGGATACCAATA ATGAGGACGAGGATGAGGACGAGAATGAAGATGAGACTGAGGATGAAGATGAAGACGAGGACGAGAACAATGAGGACGAAGATCAAACTGAATAG
- the LOC130980733 gene encoding uncharacterized protein LOC130980733, with protein MHSNKEISKKFNGWIYFEYVCVAIIVLVELSASLPPSSSQPPQKFKRNLLSSHADHTPSPSPSPTESPYCSPIQPQSFDNAPNNERNLHHVHSSDENHQDESLTQEGEPVTQEGLLKIEPFGNEFNPCTAVRHVTNAIKSKFSEFCPSWGHASEQMRDLWFTEFKKNCMWEPQHNARIRQIFEIKGSARLRGLMTQERLNYSKDPNHVPKYIPEPVWRQLLHYFATDSKFKNWSAANTVNRASNAGSSMHTGGSISMGEHARRMGEFKKRKTELSQVALSLDNEGDVEATKEGLDIPDDYTVWNEVVTKEKKKAAFGLGSFGLDLSSKLDSRNCSEISKDNLNIEQELHMWKEKAKEQEMINEEQKVKLKDAEHKLKDQGRQLKVQQKRIGSTEKTIHALYKKLNLPLPSTLSDPTEDELGTGSSDENMSD; from the exons ATGCATTCTAATAAAGAAATCAGTAAAAAG TTTAATGGTTGGATTTATTTTGAGTATGTCTGTGTTGCGATTATTGTTTTGGTTGAATTGAGTGCTT CATTACCACCCTCTTCTTCGCAACCCCcacaaaaattcaagagaaattTACTATCTTCCCATGCCGATCATacaccatcaccatcaccatcaccaaCTGAATCACCATACTGTTCACCTATCCAACCTCAATCATTTGATAATGCTCCTAATAATGAACGAAATTTACATCATGTTCACTCATCGGATGAAAATCATCAAGATGAATCTCTTACTCAAGAAGGTGAACCTGTCACTCAAGAAGGGCTCTTGAAAATAGAGCCTTTCGGCAATGA GTTTAATCCATGTACTGCTGTTCGTCATGTAACAAATGCCATCAAAAGCAAATTTTCAGAATTCTGCCCTTCTTGGGGACATGCCAGTGAGCAAATGAGAGATTTGTGGTTTACTGAATTTAAG aaAAATTGTATGTGGGAACCTCAACACAATGCAAGAATTCGTCAAATTTTTGAGATTAAAGGGAGTGCTCGATTAAGAGGGTTGATGACTCAGGAGAGACTCAATTATTCAAAAGACCCTAACCATGTACCAAAATATATTCCTGAACCCGTTTGGCGTCAACTATTACATTATTTTGCTACagattcaaaatttaagaaCTGGTCAGCAGCAAATACTGTGAATCGAGCATCAAATGCTGGAAGTTCCATGCATACTGGTGGTTCCATATCTATGGGTGAACATGCACGCAGAATG GGTGAATTCAAAAAGCGAAAGACAGAACTTTCTCAAGTAGCTTTATCCTTGGATAATGAGGGAGATGTTGAGGCAACTAAGGAAGGCCTAGATATACCAGATGATTATACTGTTTGgaacgaagttgtgacaaaggaaaaaaagaaagctGCTTTTGGTTTAGGTTCTTTTGGTTTAGATCTCTCTTCAAAGTTAGATTCCAGAAATTGTTCAGAGATATCCAAAGATAATCTAAATATTGAGCAAGAACTTCACATGTGGAAAGAAAAGGCAAAGGAGCAAGAAATGATCAATGAAGAGCAAAAGGTTAAGTTGAAAGATGCTGAGCACAAGTTAAAAGATCAAGGACGTCAACTAAAAGTTCAACAGAAAAGAATTGGTTCTACTGAAAAGACAATTCATGCTTTGTATAAAAAGTTGAATCTGCCACTTCCTTCAACATTGTCTGATCCTACGGAAGATGAGCTTGGGACAGGCTCTAGTGATGAGAACATGAGTGATTGA